From Penaeus chinensis breed Huanghai No. 1 chromosome 29, ASM1920278v2, whole genome shotgun sequence:
gggaggacaatgcaagagagaggaagagtaggagagagggaagaagagttggagataagaaggaggagtaagggagagggaagaagagcaggagagagggaagaagaacaggagaaagggaagaggggtaagacaggagggggaataggagagaggggaaggagagagtgagagagaagacaaaatggTTGAAATGTTTATCGGCATTACTTATTAATTAAATAGGATAATAAGACACAGCTACCGTACTACTTCTGGCAACGATTCATTTAATACGAACAATTGCtagtcaaaattaaaaaaaaaaaaaaaaatcttagtaaaaacaaacccaaaatataaacgaagaaaaaaataaaagcgccCTAACCTGTTCTCGGCGTGGTAGTCCCTCAGCAGCTCCCGATTGGGGTTGAAAAGGACCCCGTAGGACCCGTTGCACCGCGTGACCCAgatcgggagggagggggtcttGAGGCGTGACCCCACCGCGACCTGCCGATTGCCGTCCGACCTCTGCCACACCAGGAGCCCCACCTGCGCCCGGATCAGGACCCCGGTTTTCGGTTTGGCCTGAAGAAGGTCGGGGTAGAATAGCGGTTCGATGTTGATGGAAATTCAGGTTAGCAGTATCagtttagtttgttttttgtatgtataatgAACAGATATGAAATGATgtataaaggtttttttttcttactctataaatgcacacacacacacacacacacacacacacacacacacacacacacacacacacacacacacacacacacacacacacacacacacacacacacacacacacacacacacacacacacacacacacacacacatctacatatgtaagcatatatccTTTTCCGCTGACCATGGTGTCCTCGCTGCCCTCGTAGATGATCCCGTTGTGGAGGAAGGGCGACGCTCGGCCAGTCAATATAAGGGCGGCGAGGGTCGGCTGGATCGATCCGTTGTGTTGAAGCAAATTCCCGGCCGCGTCGCCGAGATCATCGTCCAGTCTGGCGCCGGGGAAATCAGGGAATTTTCAGTGTCTGCATTATCACTTACCTGTGTTAGCGTTAGTAATGGTAAAGCGgcattcgtctttttttcttttttttttcaaattatttctttttatattctaatTGCTATTTTGTGTTGGGGAAGGTCTTAAATTCAttgtttatgtttacatttacCAATCTAGTGCCATTCTTATCAGAGAGGATTCGTGACAATTTTGTTAATCAGGACGTTATGTACTTCATATTTCAGTTTCTGCGTTGTCATGCCATATAAgttaatgattttttattttcaggGTTGACAACTTAATATTAATTTCGTTAATGGGATTGACTTCACATGCAATATTTTAAGTTGCAATATCATTGAAACTTATCATTCATCACGTACACCCAACACGATATTAGTATTGGCATTGCCTGTAATGCTCGCTTAACTCTGATGGCAATTACATGTTATATTCGACCTCTAGTCAGTGCAGTCACCCACCTCTTGAAGCCACGGGTCATTATAAGGCTatagaggaaacagaggagacCACACCGCTCGGTCGACATGAACTGTttcagagagaatggaaaagcaATTAGGATTGGTATTTGAGGtgtagctatatacatacatgcaggcataaacacacacgcacacgcacatctgtgtgtgtgtgtgtgtgtgtgtgtgtgtgtgtgtgtgtgtgtgtgtgtgtgtgtgtgtgtgtgtgtgtaggcatgtgtatgtgtgtttatatgtgtttatgtatgtgtgtatgtatgtatgtatgtacctatgtatttatgtatgtatgtatgtatgaatgtatgtatgtatgtgtgtatgtatgtgtgtatgtatgtatgtatgcatttatgtatgtatgtatgtatgtgtgtatgtatgtgtgcatgtatgtgtgtatgtgtgtatgtatgtgtgtatgtatgtatggatggatgggtggatggatggatggatggatggatggatggatggatggatggatggatggatggatggatggatggatggatggatgaatgaatgaatggatggatgaatgaatggatggatggatggatggatggatggatggatggttggatggatggctggatggatggatggatggatggatggatggatggatggatggatgtgtgtatttgcataaaaCTGTCCTTCTTTATTAggattcatacatttatttaattaCAATGAAAAGGCAGACCTAGAAAGCACTCAGGCTACATACGAGTATTCAAGTGATTAGCTATATAACTACCAAtctaccattaatattaataaccacTCACGTTGGCAATAAAAACCTCCAGATTACTGTCACAATTACCGAAACTGAAGGCGATTTCCCCAAACTATTCTTTACGTAAAAATGAATAACGTTGACCTTACCTCGTAGAGATATTTTTTAACATTAAATCTCAGCTCGTCCTGCTTGCTGTATTCGAAGATGTGAAGCTGAAAGGAGAAATGGCCCAATTAAaatcacattttctttattattctgcatgatttttttttttttttttttttttttacaacaacatGGCGATTCCCTGCAACGATTAAAATTTATTGAAGGTTTTATACGCAGTTAATGTCGTCACAAGAAGGCGTATAAACGAGTAACAAAGACAACTATGATTTTATTCCAGTTATCGAGGTTGTATTCGTACTTTATAACGGCTCATATTGATCGGTTTTCTTAACTGATACGTGATAGATAAAATTCTTGAATTGTGGCTTCCATTGGTAATAGCTTttatatccttccctttctctattgaAGTTGAATGCAATACACAATCTATGAAATGTGTGTTCTGCAACGAAAATAGTGTTTCAACCATCTGACAGCCTTTCCACTTGCCTAACCCACATTTCTGAAAACTAAAAGTGGATTAAAAATGAGACGGACAGTTTCGAAATGTCTTGGAACTCAACCTAATAATATCCCACTAATAGTCtatccccccgctctctctctctctctctctctctctctctctctctctctctctctctctctctctctctctctctctctctctctctctctctttctctctctctctctctctctctctctctccctctccctctccctctccccctctccctctctccctctccctctccctctctccctctctccctctcactttccctttccctcccccctctctctctccctctccctcttcctctctccctctccctctccctctccctctccttctcctctttccctctccatctccttctctttccctttccctctccttctccttctctctctctctctctccctctccttctctctctctctctccctctccttctctctctctctctctccctctctctccctctacttctctctcccactccctctctctttccatctctctctccctctccttctccttctccctctctctctctctctctccatctccctctccttctccctctccctctccctctccctctccctctccctctccctctccctctccctctccctctccctctccctctccctctccctctccctctccctctccttctccctctccctctccctctccttctccctttccctctccctctccccctccctctccttctccctcgccatctccctctccctctccttctccctttccctctcctctccctctccctctccctctccctctccctctccctctccctctccctctccctctccctttccctctctaaagttcacttttcatttctcttttcctccaaaCTCCTTTTCCTGGCCAATCACCCcgaccctctctcaccctctcagtGCAGCCGTCGCACTGGTAGTCTTCGTCAGTAGTCAGGTAGACGTTCTCCTGCGTGAGGCACAAGAAAGCGCCCGTTCGCCCTCCAGCTTGCCACAGGACGTCGGCCAGGGCTTCGACAAGGGCATCCTCCTGAGCTCGTACCGTTGTCTTGAGGAGgctggaggagaagagaagaggaattgaCGTTGCGTAGGGCTGTGTGGTGGAATCTGATGGTGAAAGGTTGTGGCAACATGGTgggtaaggaagagggtgtggtgatggtgacgttGACAATAGTAGCAATGGTGTAATCGTAGCAGTAGTTACTAAGGACGTAATGGTTATTAATGGCCACAAcgaatatgatatcaataatgacaaagtGAAGAACAGCATATGTTACGTAGGGTATGCATGCGAAAGAATAATTTCAGAGAGCGAACTGCAATGAACGAGGTTTCGAATTCGCCAAATTCACCAGCTGTATTATAAAGGTCGTAAAATCATCCTTATTCATATCTCTTAATTTCACACACGCATCCATTAACATTATCGACACGCTATTCAGACGTAATTTACATTATCATGATATGATTTAGTAACGCAACAGAACCAATGGCCATATGCTTTCACCTCCGTCTGGTTTGGTTGCACGTGATAAACTCATTACCTTATTGGGCGTATGTACGTTGTGCCAGTGATAGTATCTCATCCTTGCGTTGTACACTAGACTGCACTGATTACACCTTTTCACAAGTGCATATTAAAAAATGGCGTCGATGTTTAACATTTTGAACATTCTCTGCTATAAACTTAAATAAATGCTCCTAGTTCTTAACATCATTATACAGAAAAATAAGTCTGATTATAAACTATGAACTCATTGAGGATAAATGTAAAGCGACACGAAAACTGGACATTAGGTGTGAAAAAAGGTGAGTATGATATTACTCGTAATCAATTTCTCTATCGTCAAATACATGCGGAAAATCTGAAAGTGAAAGaacggaaggagaagaagaaacagataaatgaataatacatCAAAGGGAGCAGgtaaatgatgaaaagaaaacgcaaactttctccctcacttcctgggTTCGACTCCGACGCTCAGCCTGCGTCTGCCGAAGAGGAGGTTCTTGAGGACGAATCCCTGGACGCACATGATGAAGCCCTTCGTGATGCTCTTGGCCACCTTGAGCCCGTAGCCGAGGGGGGAATCGTGGGGGTGGAAGCAGAAGGACTGGTTGAGCCAGTCGGTCTCCACGGGGCCCACCAGGCTGGCCGCGCCGAATACCTTCTGCCGGAGCATCTGCGGGAAGGAGGGCGGGTTTGAgtcgtatatgcgtatgtatatatatatatatatatatatatatatatatatatatatatatatatatagagagagagagagagagagagagagaaagaaagagagagagagagatgggagagagggagagagagatgggagagagggagagagagatgggagagagtgagagagagatgggagagagtgagagagagtgagagagagtgagagagagagagagagagagagagagagagagagagagagagagagagagagagagagagagagagagagagagagagagagagagagagggagagagggagagaacgagagagagagagagagagagagagagtttcctaTATAGCAATACtcaacatacatttgcatatatgataCAACAATATTAAACCTTGTTAACAAGACAATATGTCCTGTAGCATAAGTCTCCAATAACAACgtataaaaatcatcattataacgaAGATTTATCAAGAAACCGTGGCCCCGACTTAGACGAGAATAGAAATCCAAGCACAGGGTGTTATATGTTCCGGTCACGCCATGACAAGACCTGCCAAGACGGTTTTGTTATTGAAACGGAGAGCGCGACGTGAAATGGTGTAACGTGAGCTGTAACCTGCCGTGATACGTGTGTTATATCATGTTGCTTTTGATGTTACGTTGGTCTGAATgcttgttagtgttattacttcTTTACTCCTTATTTCGATTATGGACTTACTGCAaacgttactattatcactaggaacaaaaatggtgataataatctgTCGGTTATAAGTGTTTAAACCCCCTGATATTTATTATGAATGGGATTAATACTACTTGAATATAGTATCTGTCATCGTTCTGTCACGCTATGCCAATAATCATAATCTTCACGTTAGCATTACGTTCATGATTTTAATTTTCCCGGACGTTTTATGATTACCAGAATTGATTTTACTATTTATAATTTCGTTATTACTAGAAACTTCtttgataatggtgattaaaGTGTTAGAATCCTTAACATGAGACAGTACATTGCAATTATGAAATCACTATCAAAAAGAGTAAATTAaatcagtctgtatgtctgtttacatgtgatatgtgatatgtggatgtgatatgtgcgtgagtgcatgtatgtgtccgtattagtatgtgtgtaagtgtgtgttcacGTACCTTGGCCTTTTCTGGCGTAACGGGCGTTCCTCCTACAACCGGCAGCTTCTGGAGACAAGTCCTGGAGTTGGTTGGGTACAGCACGCGTTCTAGGAGGAGGAGGTCAAATTAGCTGGTAGTCAAGGGAATCAACGACGCTAAAGTACCGGTGGTGTGATTCTGTTTTCTTATCGTTAGTATCGTAATTTTATTGAGTATAAGagggatttcatttttattttttatgtggaaTTTGAATAATTGTTTTCTTTATGGGCTATTATACAGTAATGGCTTTTTATTATAATggttgtgtttctttgtgtttgcgcgcgcgcgcgcgtgtgtgtttgtgtgtttgtgtatctacgtatatatatgtatttatttatatatatatttatatatatatttatatatatatatgtatatgtgtatatatacatacaaacacatatatacatatgtatgcatgtatatatatgcgtgtgtgtgtctgtatatttatatatataactatctatttatctatctatctgtctatgtgcgtgcgcgcgggtgtgtgtgtgtgtgtgtgtgtgtgtgtgtgtgtgtgtgtgtgtgtgtgtgtgtgtgtgtgtgtgtgtgtgtgtgtgtgtgcgtgtgcttgtgcttgtgcttgtgcttgtgcgtgtgcgtgtgcgtgtgcgtgtgcgcgtgtgtgtgtgtgtgtgtgtgtgtttgtgtttgtgtttgt
This genomic window contains:
- the LOC125040764 gene encoding inactive ubiquitin carboxyl-terminal hydrolase MINDY-4B-like; protein product: GLKVAKSITKGFIMCVQGFVLKNLLFGRRRLSVGVEPRNLLKTTVRAQEDALVEALADVLWQAGGRTGAFLCLTQENVYLTTDEDYQCDGCTERLHIFEYSKQDELRFNVKKYLYEFMSTERCGLLCFLYSLIMTRGFKRKFPDFPGARLDDDLGDAAGNLLQHNGSIQPTLAALILTGRASPFLHNGIIYEGSEDTMAKPKTGVLIRAQVGLLVWQRSDGNRQVAVGSRLKTPSLPIWVTRCNGSYGVLFNPNRELLRDYHAENRFSLYYYSCSSNHPASTLVTIDTRTPSANEEFNAPDLENLIHTKWNDATVTWNGTMPYV